One window of the Qipengyuania oceanensis genome contains the following:
- a CDS encoding alpha/beta fold hydrolase has protein sequence MTGFAQTRVALGNGIELDCVDEGPRDAPVLIFLHGFPESHRTWRHQVAHLRDRYRCIAPDQRGYRGSSKPEGAEHYTPDKLIGDVFLLADALGIERFSIVGHDWGGALAWGVAMRGQGERVDRAILANAAHPVLYSKLLWTDAHQRAMGQYMRLYRDTSRDAEIREKGLSVLLDGSGNGALPDDPDERAAVLSDWSDGEAAIAMLNWYRATPLSVPPPDAPLEIPPDAKIPRVPKLTIPTLVVWAMDDHALSPKLIEGLDEHVADLTLVKIPGCGHFLTWQAPDRVNSAIDDFLARTD, from the coding sequence GTGACCGGTTTTGCGCAGACGCGGGTCGCCCTCGGCAACGGGATCGAGCTCGATTGCGTCGACGAAGGACCGCGCGACGCGCCGGTACTCATCTTCCTGCACGGCTTTCCCGAAAGCCATCGCACTTGGCGGCATCAGGTCGCGCATCTTCGCGATCGCTATCGCTGCATCGCGCCCGACCAGCGTGGCTATCGCGGATCGTCGAAGCCGGAAGGCGCGGAACACTATACGCCCGACAAGCTGATCGGCGACGTGTTCCTGCTCGCCGATGCGCTGGGAATCGAGCGCTTCTCGATCGTCGGCCACGACTGGGGTGGCGCGCTTGCCTGGGGCGTGGCGATGAGGGGGCAAGGCGAGCGGGTCGACCGGGCGATCCTGGCGAACGCCGCCCATCCGGTGCTCTATTCGAAGCTGCTGTGGACCGACGCGCATCAGCGCGCGATGGGCCAGTACATGCGCCTGTATCGCGACACCTCGCGCGATGCGGAAATTCGCGAGAAGGGCCTGAGCGTGCTGCTCGACGGGAGCGGCAACGGCGCATTGCCCGACGATCCGGACGAGCGCGCGGCCGTCCTTTCCGACTGGTCCGATGGCGAGGCCGCGATCGCCATGCTCAACTGGTATCGCGCGACACCGCTGTCCGTCCCGCCGCCCGACGCGCCGCTGGAGATTCCGCCTGATGCAAAGATCCCGCGCGTTCCGAAACTGACCATCCCGACGCTGGTGGTCTGGGCGATGGACGACCATGCGCTCAGCCCCAAGCTGATCGAAGGGCTCGACGAGCATGTCGCCGACCTGACGCTCGTGAAGATACCCGGCTGCGGCCATTTCCTGACCTGGCAGGCGCCGGATCGGGTCAATTCGGCGATCGACGATTTCCTCGCGCGGACGGACTGA
- a CDS encoding SDR family NAD(P)-dependent oxidoreductase, with protein sequence MSFENKTVWITGASSGIGAALAREFASRGAHLVLSGRDEARLAEVATDCGETLLLPFDVRNDDALAEATAKAAAWKGGVDVAIANAGVSQRSRALKTDMQVYRDIIDIDLTAQIAFAQGLIGHMTERGSGHLAFISSIAGKVGVPMRTAYSAAKFGLAGYGDALRAELSQTGVQVHVIYPGSIATDVSRNALTAGGEKRGRSDEVIDNGIAPSDAARTMVDAMAAGTREIIVAEGGELAMGEARRTPDALFDQVAAMVERGYMDKMEAE encoded by the coding sequence ATGAGTTTCGAGAACAAGACCGTCTGGATCACGGGCGCATCCTCCGGCATCGGCGCCGCGCTGGCGCGCGAATTCGCATCGCGCGGCGCGCACCTGGTACTGTCTGGCCGTGACGAGGCGCGGCTGGCCGAAGTCGCGACGGATTGCGGCGAGACGCTGCTTCTGCCGTTCGACGTGCGCAACGACGATGCTCTGGCCGAAGCCACCGCCAAAGCCGCCGCGTGGAAAGGCGGCGTCGATGTCGCCATCGCCAATGCCGGCGTCTCGCAGCGCAGCCGTGCGCTCAAGACCGACATGCAGGTCTATCGCGACATCATCGACATCGACCTGACCGCGCAGATCGCCTTCGCACAAGGCCTGATCGGCCATATGACAGAGCGTGGCAGCGGCCATCTTGCCTTCATCAGCTCCATCGCCGGCAAGGTCGGCGTACCGATGCGCACCGCCTACTCCGCCGCCAAGTTCGGCCTTGCGGGCTATGGCGACGCGTTGCGCGCCGAGCTTTCGCAGACCGGCGTCCAGGTCCACGTGATCTATCCCGGCTCGATCGCGACCGACGTCAGCCGCAACGCGCTGACCGCGGGCGGAGAGAAGCGTGGCCGCAGCGACGAGGTCATCGACAACGGTATCGCGCCATCCGATGCTGCCCGGACCATGGTCGATGCCATGGCCGCGGGAACGCGCGAGATCATCGTCGCCGAAGGAGGCGAACTGGCGATGGGCGAAGCGCGCCGGACGCCCGATGCACTGTTCGACCAGGTCGCCGCGATGGTCGAGCGCGGGTACATGGACAAGATGGAAGCCGAGTGA
- a CDS encoding pirin family protein, translated as MIEQTITPVTHDLGQFQVRRAIPSKARTMVGPFIFVDQFGPAQLDIGSGMDVRPHPHINLATVTWLFEGAIDHRDSIGSFSTIRPGQVNLMTAGRGIVHSERSPGADRASGPRLYGMQTWLALPDGREEIDPAFEAISDLPVVEDTCAKAIVIMGELWGKRAPTTTHADTIYAEIVLGSGGALPIEISADERAVMLVGGEASIDGEALGLYELTVLAPGRNMTLSSERGGRVMLLGGEAFATKRHVWWNFVSSDRDRIRQAREDWEAQRFPTVPGDSDERIPLPEGQPKTVSYP; from the coding sequence ATGATCGAACAGACCATCACCCCCGTCACGCACGATCTCGGCCAGTTCCAGGTTCGCCGCGCGATTCCTTCCAAAGCGAGGACCATGGTCGGCCCCTTCATCTTCGTCGACCAGTTCGGGCCGGCACAACTCGACATCGGATCGGGCATGGACGTACGCCCCCATCCGCATATCAATCTCGCGACGGTGACCTGGCTGTTCGAGGGCGCGATTGACCACCGCGACAGCATCGGCAGTTTCTCGACGATCCGGCCGGGGCAGGTAAACCTGATGACCGCCGGGCGCGGGATCGTGCATTCCGAACGCTCGCCCGGAGCGGACCGGGCCAGCGGCCCCAGGCTCTACGGAATGCAGACCTGGCTCGCCCTGCCCGACGGGCGCGAGGAGATCGACCCGGCTTTCGAGGCGATTTCGGACTTGCCGGTCGTCGAGGACACTTGCGCCAAAGCTATCGTCATCATGGGCGAATTGTGGGGCAAGCGCGCGCCCACCACCACGCATGCCGACACCATCTATGCCGAGATCGTGCTGGGCAGTGGCGGCGCGCTGCCGATCGAGATCAGCGCCGACGAGCGTGCGGTCATGCTGGTCGGCGGCGAGGCAAGTATCGATGGCGAAGCGCTCGGCCTCTACGAGCTGACCGTGCTCGCGCCCGGACGCAACATGACGTTGTCGAGCGAGCGCGGTGGCCGGGTCATGCTGCTCGGCGGCGAAGCCTTCGCAACCAAGCGCCACGTGTGGTGGAACTTCGTCAGTTCCGACCGCGACCGCATCCGCCAGGCGCGCGAGGACTGGGAGGCACAGCGCTTCCCGACCGTGCCGGGCGACAGCGACGAACGTATCCCGCTGCCCGAGGGGCAGCCAAAAACGGTGAGCTATCCATGA
- a CDS encoding NUDIX hydrolase, producing the protein MHQLNAALRLRRSARIILVDADMRTLMFRYDVPGRPPFWVTAGGECEAGERFEDAARRELLEETGIGAEPGPQIARLTPEYVTVEGEPVQGDERFYLVRVEKPVIDTALHTEQERRLMTQHRWFTLNELADWHEALFPDNLADLVREEIAA; encoded by the coding sequence ATGCACCAGCTTAACGCGGCTCTTCGCCTGCGCCGATCGGCACGGATCATCCTCGTCGACGCCGACATGCGCACCCTGATGTTCCGGTACGATGTCCCCGGTCGCCCGCCCTTCTGGGTCACGGCCGGAGGGGAGTGCGAGGCCGGCGAACGCTTCGAGGATGCGGCACGGCGCGAGCTTCTCGAGGAAACGGGCATCGGCGCAGAGCCGGGTCCGCAAATCGCCAGACTGACGCCCGAATACGTGACCGTTGAGGGTGAGCCCGTGCAGGGCGACGAGCGCTTCTACCTGGTCCGCGTCGAGAAACCGGTGATCGACACCGCGCTCCATACCGAGCAGGAAAGACGGCTGATGACGCAGCATCGCTGGTTCACGCTGAACGAACTTGCCGACTGGCACGAAGCACTCTTTCCGGACAACCTTGCCGACCTTGTCCGAGAGGAAATCGCCGCATGA
- a CDS encoding BolA family protein, which translates to MAGPVQQEMEELLREAFAPTRLEVINDSAMHHGHSGDDGSGESHFTVVIEAPQFAGMNRLARQRAVIAALGDIVGERVHAVAIKADAPA; encoded by the coding sequence ATGGCCGGACCGGTCCAGCAGGAAATGGAAGAATTGCTGCGCGAGGCCTTCGCGCCGACGCGGCTCGAAGTAATCAACGACAGTGCCATGCACCACGGACATTCGGGTGACGACGGCTCGGGCGAATCGCATTTCACCGTAGTGATCGAGGCACCACAATTCGCCGGGATGAACCGGCTGGCCCGACAGCGCGCGGTGATCGCCGCGCTCGGCGATATCGTCGGCGAGCGTGTTCACGCGGTAGCGATCAAGGCCGATGCACCAGCTTAA
- a CDS encoding J domain-containing protein produces the protein MRPTKFHGRYENTDKVCEHPTCQEAGEFRAPGDRRHGFDGPGEWRWFCLDHVREFNAGYDWFEGMSAEEIYAAQAPGAGWRTEQPAYRPTAGVDGMPRWADFDDPLDAISARAAGIKSRARREAEMAMAGRFSREEAQALEVMGLGLDVDRQRLRRRYSELVRRYHPDRNGGDRKYEARLNRVVEAYQTLRKSRVFA, from the coding sequence ATGCGCCCGACCAAGTTCCATGGACGATACGAGAATACCGACAAGGTGTGCGAGCACCCCACCTGCCAGGAAGCGGGGGAGTTCCGCGCGCCCGGTGACCGCAGGCACGGCTTCGACGGGCCGGGCGAATGGCGGTGGTTCTGCCTCGACCACGTGCGCGAATTCAACGCCGGATATGACTGGTTCGAGGGCATGAGCGCAGAGGAAATCTATGCCGCGCAGGCGCCCGGCGCGGGCTGGCGGACCGAACAGCCCGCCTATCGCCCCACGGCCGGAGTGGACGGCATGCCGCGATGGGCCGATTTCGACGACCCGCTCGACGCGATCTCCGCCCGTGCCGCCGGCATCAAGAGCCGCGCCCGGCGCGAGGCGGAGATGGCGATGGCCGGGCGTTTCAGCCGCGAAGAGGCGCAGGCGCTCGAGGTCATGGGTCTGGGGCTCGACGTCGATCGTCAACGGCTGCGGCGGCGCTACTCCGAACTCGTCCGGCGCTATCACCCGGATCGCAACGGCGGGGATCGCAAGTACGAGGCCCGCCTCAACCGGGTGGTCGAAGCCTACCAGACGCTCAGGAAATCGCGCGTCTTCGCCTGA